The following coding sequences are from one Ursus arctos isolate Adak ecotype North America unplaced genomic scaffold, UrsArc2.0 scaffold_23, whole genome shotgun sequence window:
- the MISFA gene encoding mitochondrial sheath formation-associated protein yields the protein MIVLGWMLFVGLACYLGTFPEFTPPTLKWKEKWPVQENKTRLRSRTVDEDPQL from the exons ATGATCGTGCTTGGCTGGATGCTTTTTGTTGGACTTGCATGTTACTTGGGCACGTTTCCGGAGTTCACG CCTCCAACCCTGAAGTGGAAAGAGAAGTGGCCTGTTCAGGAAAACAAGACACGACTGAGGAGCCGGACTGTGGATGAAGACCCGCAGCTCTGA
- the SPTY2D1 gene encoding protein SPT2 homolog isoform X1, translating into MDFREILLIASKGQGVNNVPKRYSLAVGPPKKDPKVKGVQSAAVQAFLRRKEEELRQKALEEKRRKEELVKKRIELKHDKKARAMAKRTKDNFHGYNGIPVEEKSKKRQAVESHTSQGTEQEYEMEEEDEFLEYNQAESEQEYEEEQEPPKVESKPKVPLKSAPPLMNFTDLLRLAEKKQYEPVEIKVVKKTEERPMTAEELREREFLERKQRKKRPETDARLPPTKKAPSQKESVGTKLSKHPSSRGTPLPHAEKKSRPSTANEKHLGVSSSKSMPGERTKAGSVNCSQPLLREGHDRPVFNGAGKPHSSTYSPSVPKTSAKGTQKSATEHKAKKSPPHPSHSRPGPMVTPPSKAKSPGVRQPGNSSSSAPGRPSTGTARPTVSSGPVPRRQNGSSSLGPERSVSGTKRPASDFSLSGRTLSGSGGPGHPASSSSGPGRPSSGSGGSGRAMGSSGGPGRPVSSPHDLRRPVSGSGPPGRPVSGPGRPVSGPGRPVSGPGRPISGPGRPVSGPGQSVSGSVPAGRTVSSGPGRPVSSLGPGRPVSSSSLPLKPKCTVVSETISSKNIISRSSNGQMNGMKPSLSGYRSAQVPQRPPFPGGYKRQRDYEEEEEDDEYDSEMEDFIEDEGEPQEEISKHIREIFGYDRKKYKDESDYALRYMESSWKEQQKEEAKSLRLGMQEDLEEMRREEEEMKRRKAKKLKKR; encoded by the exons AAAAGGTATAGTTTGGCCGTGGGGCCTCCCAAAAAAGACCCGAAAGTCAAGGGTGTCCAATCTGCAGCCGTTCAGGcttttctcagaagaaaagaagaggagctCAGGCAAAAAG CAttagaggagaaaaggagaaaagaagaactAGTGAAAAAGCGAATTGAGCTGAAACATGACAAGAAAGCAAGAGCTATGGCCAAAAGGACAAAGGATAATTTCCATGGTTACAACGGGATTCCCGTTGAGGAAAAGTCAAAGAAGAGGCAGGCAGTGGAAAGCCACACTAGCCAGGGAACAGAACAAGAGTATGAGATGGAAGAAGAAGATGAATTCTTAGAATACAATCAAGCAGAGTCAGAGCAGGAGTATGAGGAAGAGCAAGAACCTCCCAAAGTTGAAAGCAAACCAAAGGTCCCCCTTAAAAGTGCCCCACCGCTCATGAACTTCACTGATCTACTCAGGTTGGCTGAGAAAAAGCAGTATGAACCAGTGGAGATCAAGgtagtgaagaaaacagaagagcgGCCTATGACTGCAGAAGAACTTAGGGAGCGAGAATTCCTTGAACgaaagcagaggaaaaagagaCCTGAGACAGATGCAAGACTACCTCCAACCAAAAAGGCACCGTCTCAGAAGGAAAGCGTGGGCACAAAACTTAGCAAGCATCCTTCTTCCAGGGGTACTCCCCTTCCTCATGCTGAGAAGAAATCCAGACCCAGCACAGCCAATGAGAAACACTTAGGCGTGTCTTCATCCAAATCCATGCCAGGAGAGAGGACCAAAGCAGGATCTGTCAATTGCTCTCAACCCTTACTTCGTGAGGGCCATGACAGACCTGTCTTCAATGGGGCCGGAAAGCCCCACTCCAGCACCTATTCACCAAGTGTCCCAAAGACTTCCGCTAAAGGGACTCAGAAATCtgccactgagcacaaagccaaAAAGTCTCCTCCCCATCCTAGCCATTCCAGGCCTGGGCCTATGGTTACCCCACCCAGTAAAGCTAAGAGTCCAGGTGTCAGGCAGCCAGGCAACAGCTCCAGCTCAGCTCCTGGCCGGCCCAGCACAGGGACTGCTCGGCCTACAGTTAGTTCTGGCCCAGTGCCCAGGCGCCAGAACGGCAGCTCCAGCTTAGGACCTGAGCGATCGGTCAGTGGGACCAAGAGGCCAGCCAGTGACTTCAGTCTCTCCGGACGGACACTCAGTGGTTCAGGTGGCCCTGGGCACCCTGCAAGCAGCTCAAGTGGCCCTGGGCGACCCAGCAGTGGCTCAGGTGGTTCTGGGAGAGCTATGGGCAGCTCTGGTGGCCCTGGGCGGCCTGTGAGCAGTCCACATGACCTTCGACGACCAGTGAGTGGCTCTGGCCCCCCTGGGAGGCCAGTCAGTGGCCCTGGGCGACCAGTCAGTGGCCCTGGGCGACCAGTCAGTGGTCCTGGGCGGCCAATCAGTGGCCCTGGGCGGCCAGTTAGTGGCCCTGGGCAATCAGTAAGTGGCTCAGTTCCAGCTGGACGGACTGTCAGTTCAGGGCCCGGAAGACCGGTGAGCAGCTTGGGCCCCGGGCGACCAGTGAGTAGTTCCAGTCTCCCCCTAAAGCCCAAGTGTACTGTTGTCTCAGAAACAATTTCTTCCAAGAATATAATTAGCCGATCCAgcaatggacagatgaatggaatgAAGCCTTCCTTATCCGGCTACAGATCTGCCCAAG TTCCTCAAAGGCCTCCCTTCCCTGGTGGTTACAAAAGGCAGCGAGActatgaagaggaggaagaggatgatgAGTATGACTCTGAAATGGAAGATTTTATTGAAGATGAAGGAGAACCTCAGGAAGAAATATCCAAGCACATTCGAGAAATCTTTGGCTATGACCGAAAAAA ATACAAAGATGAAAGTGACTATGCCTTACGTTACATGGAGAGTAGTTGGAAagagcagcagaaggaagaagcaaagag cttAAGACTAGGTATGCAGGAGGACTTAGAGGAAATGAGAcgtgaagaagaagaaatgaagcgTCGAAAGGCCAAGAAGCTGAAGAAGCGTTAG
- the SPTY2D1 gene encoding protein SPT2 homolog isoform X2 — MAKRTKDNFHGYNGIPVEEKSKKRQAVESHTSQGTEQEYEMEEEDEFLEYNQAESEQEYEEEQEPPKVESKPKVPLKSAPPLMNFTDLLRLAEKKQYEPVEIKVVKKTEERPMTAEELREREFLERKQRKKRPETDARLPPTKKAPSQKESVGTKLSKHPSSRGTPLPHAEKKSRPSTANEKHLGVSSSKSMPGERTKAGSVNCSQPLLREGHDRPVFNGAGKPHSSTYSPSVPKTSAKGTQKSATEHKAKKSPPHPSHSRPGPMVTPPSKAKSPGVRQPGNSSSSAPGRPSTGTARPTVSSGPVPRRQNGSSSLGPERSVSGTKRPASDFSLSGRTLSGSGGPGHPASSSSGPGRPSSGSGGSGRAMGSSGGPGRPVSSPHDLRRPVSGSGPPGRPVSGPGRPVSGPGRPVSGPGRPISGPGRPVSGPGQSVSGSVPAGRTVSSGPGRPVSSLGPGRPVSSSSLPLKPKCTVVSETISSKNIISRSSNGQMNGMKPSLSGYRSAQVPQRPPFPGGYKRQRDYEEEEEDDEYDSEMEDFIEDEGEPQEEISKHIREIFGYDRKKYKDESDYALRYMESSWKEQQKEEAKSLRLGMQEDLEEMRREEEEMKRRKAKKLKKR; from the exons ATGGCCAAAAGGACAAAGGATAATTTCCATGGTTACAACGGGATTCCCGTTGAGGAAAAGTCAAAGAAGAGGCAGGCAGTGGAAAGCCACACTAGCCAGGGAACAGAACAAGAGTATGAGATGGAAGAAGAAGATGAATTCTTAGAATACAATCAAGCAGAGTCAGAGCAGGAGTATGAGGAAGAGCAAGAACCTCCCAAAGTTGAAAGCAAACCAAAGGTCCCCCTTAAAAGTGCCCCACCGCTCATGAACTTCACTGATCTACTCAGGTTGGCTGAGAAAAAGCAGTATGAACCAGTGGAGATCAAGgtagtgaagaaaacagaagagcgGCCTATGACTGCAGAAGAACTTAGGGAGCGAGAATTCCTTGAACgaaagcagaggaaaaagagaCCTGAGACAGATGCAAGACTACCTCCAACCAAAAAGGCACCGTCTCAGAAGGAAAGCGTGGGCACAAAACTTAGCAAGCATCCTTCTTCCAGGGGTACTCCCCTTCCTCATGCTGAGAAGAAATCCAGACCCAGCACAGCCAATGAGAAACACTTAGGCGTGTCTTCATCCAAATCCATGCCAGGAGAGAGGACCAAAGCAGGATCTGTCAATTGCTCTCAACCCTTACTTCGTGAGGGCCATGACAGACCTGTCTTCAATGGGGCCGGAAAGCCCCACTCCAGCACCTATTCACCAAGTGTCCCAAAGACTTCCGCTAAAGGGACTCAGAAATCtgccactgagcacaaagccaaAAAGTCTCCTCCCCATCCTAGCCATTCCAGGCCTGGGCCTATGGTTACCCCACCCAGTAAAGCTAAGAGTCCAGGTGTCAGGCAGCCAGGCAACAGCTCCAGCTCAGCTCCTGGCCGGCCCAGCACAGGGACTGCTCGGCCTACAGTTAGTTCTGGCCCAGTGCCCAGGCGCCAGAACGGCAGCTCCAGCTTAGGACCTGAGCGATCGGTCAGTGGGACCAAGAGGCCAGCCAGTGACTTCAGTCTCTCCGGACGGACACTCAGTGGTTCAGGTGGCCCTGGGCACCCTGCAAGCAGCTCAAGTGGCCCTGGGCGACCCAGCAGTGGCTCAGGTGGTTCTGGGAGAGCTATGGGCAGCTCTGGTGGCCCTGGGCGGCCTGTGAGCAGTCCACATGACCTTCGACGACCAGTGAGTGGCTCTGGCCCCCCTGGGAGGCCAGTCAGTGGCCCTGGGCGACCAGTCAGTGGCCCTGGGCGACCAGTCAGTGGTCCTGGGCGGCCAATCAGTGGCCCTGGGCGGCCAGTTAGTGGCCCTGGGCAATCAGTAAGTGGCTCAGTTCCAGCTGGACGGACTGTCAGTTCAGGGCCCGGAAGACCGGTGAGCAGCTTGGGCCCCGGGCGACCAGTGAGTAGTTCCAGTCTCCCCCTAAAGCCCAAGTGTACTGTTGTCTCAGAAACAATTTCTTCCAAGAATATAATTAGCCGATCCAgcaatggacagatgaatggaatgAAGCCTTCCTTATCCGGCTACAGATCTGCCCAAG TTCCTCAAAGGCCTCCCTTCCCTGGTGGTTACAAAAGGCAGCGAGActatgaagaggaggaagaggatgatgAGTATGACTCTGAAATGGAAGATTTTATTGAAGATGAAGGAGAACCTCAGGAAGAAATATCCAAGCACATTCGAGAAATCTTTGGCTATGACCGAAAAAA ATACAAAGATGAAAGTGACTATGCCTTACGTTACATGGAGAGTAGTTGGAAagagcagcagaaggaagaagcaaagag cttAAGACTAGGTATGCAGGAGGACTTAGAGGAAATGAGAcgtgaagaagaagaaatgaagcgTCGAAAGGCCAAGAAGCTGAAGAAGCGTTAG